The following coding sequences are from one Desulfosporosinus orientis DSM 765 window:
- a CDS encoding AI-2E family transporter, translating to MKFNKWKWIFTGTCLLLGIIILFKVRTILGPFFLAFILAYLLNPLVVWLEGYKISRNIAIAVVFSLIILVCAAIIFLIIPVVYNELSKLAVILPQTIQSITEAIEGFRNQFKATGLPSRVALVFDQHLVEGELILADRLNQFLDNLPNVLSSVTLYMLSPVIAIYFLADWKGIAKGFFRIIPQRGRMEWQRLWQDINHVVRQYLRGDLLIAVIVGALIGIGVKLVGMDYALLIGLICGIFDLIPYFGPALGAIPSILLALTHSPGMAIKVALIIFVVQQLEGNFISPKLMGESVGLHPLWVVFALLACGEIAGFWGMFLAVPFAAIIRVVFKHVYFRLVSTKV from the coding sequence ATGAAATTCAATAAGTGGAAATGGATTTTTACCGGAACTTGTTTACTACTGGGAATCATAATTCTTTTCAAAGTGAGGACCATACTGGGGCCGTTTTTTCTGGCGTTTATCCTTGCCTATTTATTAAATCCTTTGGTTGTTTGGCTGGAAGGTTATAAGATCAGCAGGAATATAGCCATTGCCGTTGTTTTCAGCCTGATTATTCTTGTCTGTGCTGCAATTATTTTTCTTATTATACCCGTTGTCTATAACGAGCTTAGTAAGTTGGCAGTTATCCTGCCTCAGACGATTCAATCGATTACCGAAGCTATTGAGGGATTCCGCAACCAGTTTAAGGCGACAGGACTGCCTAGCCGGGTTGCCCTTGTTTTTGACCAGCATCTGGTAGAGGGAGAACTAATACTCGCTGATCGTCTCAATCAGTTTTTAGATAATTTGCCTAACGTATTGTCTTCGGTAACCCTGTATATGTTGTCACCGGTGATTGCCATCTATTTTTTGGCAGACTGGAAAGGGATAGCAAAAGGTTTTTTTCGAATCATACCTCAGCGCGGGAGAATGGAATGGCAGCGGCTGTGGCAAGACATTAATCATGTTGTAAGGCAATACCTGCGGGGAGATCTATTGATTGCCGTGATCGTAGGGGCCTTAATTGGTATAGGGGTTAAGCTTGTGGGAATGGATTACGCTTTGCTGATTGGGCTGATTTGCGGGATTTTTGACCTTATTCCTTATTTCGGACCGGCTCTGGGGGCCATACCTTCAATTTTGCTGGCTTTAACTCATTCCCCTGGGATGGCGATCAAGGTTGCCCTAATTATTTTTGTTGTTCAGCAGCTGGAGGGAAATTTTATTTCTCCTAAACTGATGGGGGAAAGTGTCGGGCTTCATCCTCTTTGGGTGGTTTTTGCGCTGTTAGCTTGCGGGGAAATTGCCGGGTTCTGGGGCATGTTTTTGGCGGTCCCCTTTGCAGCGATTATACGAGTAGTATTTAAGCATGTCTACTTCAGGTTGGTGTCAACCAAAGTCTAA
- the alaS gene encoding alanine--tRNA ligase, whose translation MYSGNELRDMFLKYFEAKGHKILPSASLIPKDDPTLLLTVAGMVPFKPYFQRRVEPPFPRATTAQKCVRTPDLEEVGKTARHHTYFEMLGNFSFGDYFKTDAIPWAWEYVTKVLKIPVKKLWVTIYPEDEEAKTIWEKAGVRSERIVGDPENFWAAGPTGPCGPCSEIYVDLGEARGCSKPGCAIGCDCDRFLEIWNLVFMQFNRDEAGVLTPLPKQNIDTGMGLERIASVMQGVETNFDTDLFRPIIDHVANLAGVNYKDNAKSDLALKVVSDHVRAVSFMLSDGIRPNNEGRGYVLRRILRRAIRYAKLLGIDKPFLESAFRIIQRDYAHSYPELKENENFIISHINLEEKNFQATLDQGTQLLQEKVKELIKKGETVLAGADAFYLYETYGFPVELTDEMLAEQGLSVDMEAFQKAAEEHRLRAKEQSQQMRAAAESPELTEKAKSLGVTPFIGYEKVSATPRIEAIFVNGQEVSDAGEGEEVVIFLSETPFYAESGGQVSDVGVIKTPRAEARVLEVKKGVTGTFYHRAEVRGGVLHVGESVEVQIDNAERLATTRHHSATHLLQTALRSVLGEHVQQAGSLVTPERLRFDFTHFSQLTPAELKAVEGLINEAVLKNMPVKATEMSLTEAKESGATALFGEKYGDIVRVVTMGSFSRELCGGTHVSSTGEIGLVKLLSEGGIGAGLRRIEAVAGLESLIYFRSLDEQVMEVAQNLKAQPLEIGKRVNGLVAQVKDLEREIAQLQAKLAKNEVNGLLSKVAEVEGIQVIAAKVQASDMDGLRQMADLIRDKMKSGVIVLGAASEGKVNFVTTVTPTGLSGLHAGQIIKEVAKITGGGGGGRPDMAQAGGKDPSKLGEAIDRVPTLLRGFLKK comes from the coding sequence GTGTACTCAGGTAATGAATTAAGGGACATGTTTCTTAAGTATTTTGAGGCTAAAGGACATAAAATTTTGCCCAGTGCTTCCCTAATTCCTAAAGATGACCCAACTTTATTGTTAACTGTTGCAGGCATGGTTCCTTTCAAGCCATACTTTCAACGCCGGGTTGAGCCTCCTTTTCCCCGTGCGACAACGGCCCAAAAGTGTGTACGAACGCCTGACCTGGAAGAGGTTGGGAAAACAGCCCGTCACCATACATATTTCGAAATGCTCGGAAACTTTTCTTTTGGAGATTATTTTAAAACGGATGCCATTCCTTGGGCTTGGGAGTATGTCACCAAGGTTTTAAAAATTCCTGTAAAAAAGCTTTGGGTAACCATTTATCCTGAAGATGAAGAGGCAAAAACAATTTGGGAAAAGGCAGGCGTTCGCTCAGAACGAATTGTTGGCGATCCTGAGAATTTCTGGGCAGCTGGCCCTACAGGTCCTTGCGGACCATGTTCAGAGATTTATGTGGATCTGGGAGAAGCACGCGGGTGTAGCAAGCCAGGTTGTGCCATTGGGTGTGACTGCGATCGTTTCCTGGAAATCTGGAATTTGGTCTTTATGCAGTTCAACCGGGATGAAGCCGGCGTACTGACTCCTCTGCCCAAGCAAAACATTGACACGGGCATGGGCCTGGAACGGATTGCGTCGGTAATGCAAGGCGTAGAAACAAACTTTGATACGGATTTATTCCGTCCCATTATTGATCATGTCGCCAATTTAGCCGGAGTTAACTATAAAGATAATGCTAAAAGTGATTTAGCCTTAAAAGTGGTTTCCGACCATGTACGTGCAGTGTCCTTTATGTTGTCCGACGGAATCCGTCCCAATAATGAGGGGCGCGGGTATGTGCTCCGTAGAATTTTGCGCCGTGCTATTCGCTATGCTAAGCTTTTAGGGATTGATAAACCCTTTTTGGAATCTGCTTTCCGGATCATTCAGAGGGATTATGCCCACTCTTATCCGGAACTTAAGGAAAATGAGAATTTCATCATTAGTCATATTAATCTAGAGGAGAAAAACTTCCAGGCAACTCTAGATCAAGGAACCCAGCTTTTGCAGGAAAAGGTTAAGGAACTTATCAAAAAAGGGGAGACAGTTTTAGCTGGAGCAGATGCCTTTTATTTATACGAAACCTACGGTTTTCCTGTGGAGTTGACGGATGAAATGTTGGCAGAGCAAGGCTTGTCTGTAGATATGGAAGCCTTTCAAAAGGCAGCTGAAGAGCATCGTCTCCGGGCAAAAGAACAATCCCAGCAAATGAGGGCAGCAGCTGAAAGCCCGGAACTGACGGAAAAAGCTAAATCTTTAGGGGTTACGCCTTTTATTGGCTATGAAAAAGTTTCCGCAACTCCCCGCATTGAGGCTATCTTCGTAAACGGACAAGAGGTATCGGACGCGGGTGAAGGGGAAGAAGTTGTGATCTTCCTTTCTGAGACGCCTTTTTATGCTGAAAGCGGAGGTCAAGTGTCTGATGTAGGAGTCATCAAAACTCCTCGTGCGGAGGCCAGAGTACTGGAAGTAAAAAAAGGTGTGACAGGCACTTTTTATCATCGCGCTGAGGTTCGTGGGGGAGTTCTGCACGTTGGAGAATCTGTGGAAGTACAAATCGATAACGCGGAACGTTTGGCAACGACTCGTCATCACAGCGCAACCCATCTTCTTCAGACGGCATTGCGTTCGGTTTTAGGGGAACACGTTCAGCAAGCAGGATCGTTAGTGACTCCGGAACGTTTGCGCTTTGACTTTACGCATTTCTCCCAGCTGACACCGGCGGAATTAAAGGCTGTTGAAGGTCTGATCAATGAAGCTGTATTAAAAAATATGCCCGTTAAAGCCACGGAAATGTCCCTTACAGAAGCCAAAGAAAGCGGAGCTACAGCACTTTTTGGTGAAAAGTATGGTGACATTGTACGGGTTGTCACTATGGGAAGCTTTAGCCGGGAATTATGCGGCGGAACTCATGTCAGCAGTACCGGAGAAATTGGTTTGGTGAAGCTGTTAAGTGAAGGAGGTATCGGGGCAGGTTTGCGGCGGATTGAGGCCGTAGCCGGCTTAGAATCTTTGATTTATTTCCGTTCCCTTGATGAACAGGTTATGGAAGTTGCCCAAAATCTTAAAGCTCAGCCTTTAGAAATTGGCAAGCGTGTCAATGGGCTGGTAGCTCAAGTAAAAGACCTGGAGCGTGAAATAGCTCAGCTTCAGGCCAAGCTTGCCAAGAACGAAGTCAATGGACTGTTAAGCAAGGTTGCTGAGGTGGAAGGAATTCAGGTCATAGCTGCAAAAGTTCAAGCCTCAGATATGGATGGGCTTAGACAAATGGCGGATCTGATTCGGGACAAGATGAAATCCGGGGTTATCGTTTTGGGTGCAGCCAGCGAAGGAAAGGTAAACTTTGTAACAACTGTTACGCCAACAGGTTTAAGCGGGCTTCATGCCGGACAGATTATAAAAGAAGTGGCTAAAATAACCGGCGGCGGTGGCGGCGGCAGGCCGGATATGGCTCAAGCCGGCGGTAAAGATCCCAGCAAACTGGGAGAGGCAATTGATCGGGTTCCAACTCTTCTGAGAGGATTTCTTAAGAAATAG
- a CDS encoding IreB family regulatory phosphoprotein: protein MDRMEETMMFKAVGDEEISAREILQKVYAALQEKGYDPINQMVGYLMSGDPVYITSHNQARSMIRKLERFELIEELVKSYLQEK, encoded by the coding sequence ATGGATCGAATGGAAGAAACCATGATGTTTAAGGCCGTGGGTGATGAAGAAATTTCGGCCCGCGAGATTTTGCAAAAGGTGTATGCCGCCTTACAAGAAAAAGGGTATGACCCTATTAATCAAATGGTTGGCTATCTCATGTCCGGTGACCCGGTGTATATTACCAGTCATAATCAGGCGAGATCGATGATTCGTAAACTTGAACGCTTTGAGCTGATCGAAGAACTGGTGAAATCTTATCTGCAAGAGAAATAA
- a CDS encoding aldo/keto reductase, which yields MRQVKLGLWGAEVSEICFGSLAISPLQGRVSESEGIAVLRYAFEQGINWIDTAEIYDNYGQIAAAIKGHDEVQIVSKSYSVTAEEMRHSLEKARSALNRDTLDFFLLHEQESALTLKGHFGAWEELLRAKEQGIVRWIGISTHAVAGVRAGALLPGLDVIHPILNYQGLGIIDGSLQEMLDAIGFASEIGIGIYAMKVFGGGHLTHDPEKAIEFIRSISGVQSMALGMSSREEVDYNLLLLSEKEIPPELQEKVKHRERKLYIADWCQGCGRCIEVCPQGALSLEEVAVVDAEACVLCGYCGRVCPHFCLKIV from the coding sequence ATGCGTCAAGTTAAGCTGGGTTTATGGGGAGCAGAGGTTTCAGAGATCTGCTTCGGAAGTTTAGCCATATCGCCTTTGCAAGGTCGTGTGTCAGAATCAGAAGGAATTGCTGTTCTGCGTTATGCCTTTGAGCAAGGCATTAATTGGATTGACACAGCGGAAATATATGATAACTATGGACAAATCGCTGCAGCCATCAAAGGACATGATGAGGTTCAAATTGTGAGCAAATCCTATTCTGTCACTGCAGAGGAAATGCGCCATAGTTTGGAGAAGGCCAGGAGTGCTTTGAATAGGGATACCCTTGATTTTTTCCTCCTTCATGAACAGGAAAGTGCGCTGACCTTGAAGGGCCATTTCGGTGCCTGGGAAGAACTCTTACGGGCTAAAGAGCAAGGTATCGTCCGCTGGATCGGAATCTCAACCCATGCTGTGGCGGGGGTACGAGCCGGAGCTCTTTTGCCTGGCTTGGATGTCATTCATCCTATTTTGAATTACCAGGGTCTCGGTATTATTGACGGAAGCTTACAGGAAATGCTGGATGCCATTGGCTTTGCCTCAGAAATTGGGATTGGGATTTACGCTATGAAGGTGTTTGGCGGCGGGCATTTAACCCATGACCCGGAAAAAGCTATCGAGTTTATTCGAAGTATTTCCGGTGTGCAGAGCATGGCTCTAGGAATGTCCAGCCGGGAAGAAGTGGATTATAATTTGCTTTTGCTGTCGGAAAAAGAAATCCCTCCGGAGCTGCAGGAGAAAGTGAAGCATAGGGAGCGCAAACTGTATATCGCTGATTGGTGTCAGGGCTGCGGGCGCTGCATCGAAGTTTGTCCTCAAGGAGCCTTGAGCCTGGAAGAGGTGGCGGTTGTCGATGCCGAAGCCTGTGTACTCTGTGGTTATTGCGGGAGAGTCTGTCCGCATTTTTGTCTGAAAATCGTTTAA
- the ruvX gene encoding Holliday junction resolvase RuvX, which produces MRIMGLDFGTKTIGVAMSDELFWTAQGVKTIRRSKNELQELRELIKEYEVREIVVGYPKNMNGTKGPRCEATEEFAEILRAEFGLEVILWDERLSTVAAQRSLIEADMSRAKRKNVIDKMAAVFILQGYLDSKSKNTLG; this is translated from the coding sequence TTGCGGATTATGGGTCTGGATTTTGGTACGAAGACCATTGGAGTGGCTATGAGCGATGAATTATTCTGGACGGCTCAGGGAGTTAAGACCATCAGACGCTCTAAGAATGAGCTTCAGGAATTGAGAGAACTGATCAAAGAGTATGAAGTCAGAGAAATCGTCGTAGGCTATCCCAAGAATATGAATGGAACGAAAGGACCTCGCTGTGAAGCCACTGAAGAATTTGCCGAGATTTTGCGCGCAGAGTTTGGACTTGAGGTTATCCTCTGGGATGAGCGTTTAAGTACCGTTGCAGCCCAGCGTTCTCTGATTGAAGCGGACATGTCCCGGGCAAAGCGCAAAAATGTTATCGATAAAATGGCAGCTGTTTTTATCCTGCAGGGGTACTTGGACAGCAAGTCAAAAAATACTCTGGGGTAA
- a CDS encoding DUF1292 domain-containing protein, whose translation MTDHPHNHDEHDVEEFDTVILTDDEGKDHEFLHLDTLELDGSTYFVLMPISEDESEEDEAIILKLGKDAEGGEMLLDIEDDEEWEKVADAWENLVDSEDAE comes from the coding sequence ATGACGGACCATCCACATAACCATGATGAGCATGACGTTGAAGAGTTTGATACAGTCATTCTCACAGATGATGAGGGAAAAGACCACGAGTTTCTTCATCTGGACACTTTGGAACTTGACGGATCTACATACTTTGTTTTAATGCCTATTTCTGAAGATGAATCTGAAGAAGATGAAGCAATCATCCTTAAACTTGGCAAAGATGCCGAAGGCGGCGAAATGCTTCTTGACATCGAAGATGATGAAGAGTGGGAAAAAGTAGCCGATGCTTGGGAAAACTTAGTGGATTCTGAGGATGCTGAATAA
- a CDS encoding VanW family protein translates to MIKHLNVELKNLFFSGLIILCLIVLSGCDSNQISLPDKLSLNGSESQSKLATGVLPEGTKVDDLDLSGTPVPEASAKIENWAKDKLEETRVLLYNNTEIPLALSDIGVKVDTERIIDNAKLSPGTSLSSVLTVNSLTANQELAEKLSIFNKPAKDATYTIQNDKVLVQPGENGQIVSVEQLIAQIKNTPLKEVPNRIEVPIVEVQPVVTTESIEALAFDSVIGEYSTKFLSKEKNRSANLTKAAKALDGLVLLPGEVLSFNDKIGPREPETGYKEAYVIVNGEYVQGTGGGICQVSSTLYNAALLSNLEIVERMPHAVAVKYVPPGQDATVNYPNIDFKLKNNTASLVYIRTDVQPGTLTIRILGKKTDKTVRIEGQVEKTIPYKTERRYDPKLPKGRVLREQSGSKGVIVNTWQIIRDGKGNETKKFLGRDRYAPANRILRIGT, encoded by the coding sequence ATGATAAAACATTTAAACGTTGAATTGAAGAATCTTTTCTTTTCAGGACTAATTATTTTATGTCTTATAGTCTTAAGTGGCTGTGATAGCAATCAAATCTCCCTGCCGGATAAATTATCACTTAATGGTTCTGAAAGCCAAAGCAAACTAGCAACCGGAGTGCTCCCAGAAGGGACAAAGGTTGATGATTTGGATTTGAGCGGGACTCCTGTTCCGGAAGCGTCAGCGAAGATTGAGAATTGGGCCAAGGACAAGCTGGAAGAAACGCGTGTCCTGTTGTACAATAATACAGAGATTCCTTTGGCCTTAAGTGACATCGGAGTCAAAGTCGATACGGAGAGGATTATTGACAATGCTAAGCTCAGCCCCGGAACGTCTTTGTCCAGCGTTTTAACAGTCAATTCTTTAACAGCCAATCAAGAACTTGCAGAGAAGCTTAGCATATTCAACAAGCCGGCTAAAGACGCTACCTACACGATTCAAAACGATAAAGTTCTTGTCCAGCCGGGTGAGAACGGTCAGATTGTTTCAGTAGAACAACTGATTGCTCAAATTAAAAATACCCCCTTGAAGGAAGTTCCAAATCGCATCGAGGTCCCTATAGTCGAAGTTCAGCCTGTTGTTACAACGGAATCCATAGAAGCTTTAGCCTTCGATTCAGTAATTGGGGAGTATTCCACTAAGTTTTTAAGCAAAGAAAAAAACCGATCTGCGAATTTGACAAAGGCTGCTAAAGCCTTAGATGGTTTAGTCCTTCTTCCGGGAGAGGTTTTATCCTTTAATGATAAAATTGGCCCTCGTGAGCCTGAGACAGGGTATAAAGAGGCTTATGTCATCGTCAATGGCGAGTATGTGCAGGGAACAGGCGGGGGTATTTGTCAAGTTTCGTCCACCCTATATAATGCTGCCTTACTCAGTAACTTAGAAATCGTGGAACGGATGCCCCATGCTGTTGCTGTTAAATATGTACCTCCCGGTCAAGATGCAACTGTCAATTATCCAAACATTGATTTCAAGCTTAAAAACAATACAGCTAGTTTGGTGTATATACGGACGGATGTACAACCGGGAACACTGACAATTCGGATTCTGGGCAAAAAGACAGATAAAACCGTACGCATCGAGGGTCAAGTTGAGAAGACAATTCCCTATAAAACTGAACGACGATACGATCCTAAATTGCCAAAAGGCCGTGTTTTAAGAGAACAGTCGGGCTCCAAAGGAGTCATTGTCAATACCTGGCAGATTATTCGGGACGGAAAAGGCAATGAGACCAAAAAGTTTTTAGGACGTGATCGGTATGCTCCTGCCAATCGAATTTTGCGCATAGGAACTTGA
- the mltG gene encoding endolytic transglycosylase MltG produces the protein MSPKKKRVRKSFMKLFLVFLIGGFGLVSWCSWALKPYSSEGTNQKITIAPGTTAGQLAEDLQERRLIRSAFMFKVLARLNKDEFKLYVGDYYLTPQMSPEEMINRLVKDSPLVKSERVTIPEGFTTDQIIDLLVQKGFGTKEDFIKVVSEDNFSYSFLKDAPNGVHRLEGYLSPNTYDFDKKSSPHAIIDLLLRQFEKEITPEVQKQLDTLNFSVSEWVTLASIIEKEAVKAEDRPIISSVFQNRLKIGQPLQSCATIQFILGTPKPKLYDKDLQIPSPYNTYLHQGLPPGPISNPGHASLEAALYPAQTDYLYFVAKKDGYHAFAKTYSEHLKNVKLYQG, from the coding sequence ATGTCCCCAAAAAAGAAAAGAGTACGAAAGAGTTTCATGAAATTGTTTCTTGTTTTCTTAATCGGGGGCTTTGGTTTAGTGTCTTGGTGCAGCTGGGCTCTTAAACCATACTCCTCTGAAGGCACTAATCAAAAAATAACCATTGCGCCGGGAACAACAGCAGGGCAGCTTGCTGAGGATCTGCAAGAGCGCCGGCTTATACGCAGTGCCTTTATGTTTAAGGTATTAGCTCGTCTTAATAAAGACGAATTTAAATTATATGTTGGGGACTATTATTTAACTCCTCAGATGAGTCCCGAAGAAATGATCAACCGTTTGGTTAAAGATTCACCATTAGTAAAATCGGAGCGGGTAACCATCCCCGAAGGTTTTACAACAGATCAAATTATTGACTTGCTGGTGCAAAAGGGTTTTGGAACTAAAGAAGATTTTATCAAAGTTGTTAGTGAAGATAATTTTTCTTACTCATTTCTAAAGGATGCTCCAAATGGAGTTCACCGCTTGGAAGGCTATTTATCGCCGAACACATATGACTTTGATAAAAAATCAAGCCCCCATGCCATCATTGACTTATTGCTTCGGCAGTTTGAGAAAGAAATCACCCCTGAGGTACAAAAACAGCTGGATACGCTGAATTTCTCGGTATCTGAGTGGGTGACTTTGGCTTCCATCATTGAAAAAGAGGCCGTGAAGGCCGAGGATCGTCCAATTATTTCTTCTGTTTTTCAAAACCGGCTGAAAATAGGTCAGCCTCTTCAGTCCTGCGCTACCATCCAATTTATTTTAGGGACACCAAAGCCAAAACTTTATGATAAGGACCTGCAGATCCCTTCGCCTTATAATACCTATCTTCATCAAGGCTTGCCGCCCGGACCAATATCGAATCCTGGGCATGCTTCTTTAGAAGCGGCCTTGTATCCCGCTCAAACAGATTATTTGTACTTCGTTGCTAAGAAAGATGGCTATCATGCCTTTGCCAAAACCTATTCCGAGCATTTGAAAAATGTGAAGTTGTATCAGGGATAA
- the trpB gene encoding tryptophan synthase subunit beta: MEKGYFGEYGGSFVPPQLENALKQLDDAFEKYKDDPDFNQELDYYLRQYVGRPNPLYYAEKLSKELGGAKIYLKREDLNHTGAHKINNVLGQALLAKRMGVKRVIAETGAGQHGVATATACALFDMDCVIYMGEEDTKRQALNVFRMELLGAKVISVTQGTRTLKDAVDAALGDFAQNYESTFYMLGSAVGPHPFPSVVKHFQAIISREARQQILEAEGKLPDAVMACVGGGSNAIGMFANFIVDSSVNLIGVEPAGLGLETGKHAAPLSAGAPGMVHGFKCYVMADEKGEPLPTHSISAGLDYPGVGPEHSYLKDIGRADYVSITDQESLDAFHRLSRFEGIIPALESAHAVAYALKLAPTMKPDQIIIVNVSGRGDKDVEQIFNLTNQSKY, encoded by the coding sequence ATGGAAAAAGGTTATTTTGGTGAATATGGCGGAAGCTTTGTCCCGCCCCAGTTGGAAAACGCTCTTAAGCAGTTAGACGATGCCTTTGAAAAGTATAAGGATGACCCTGACTTCAATCAAGAACTGGACTATTATCTCCGTCAATATGTGGGACGACCCAATCCGCTCTACTATGCTGAAAAGCTTTCCAAAGAATTAGGCGGGGCCAAAATCTATCTTAAACGTGAGGATCTTAACCATACAGGCGCCCACAAAATCAACAATGTTCTCGGGCAGGCGCTTCTGGCTAAGCGCATGGGAGTCAAGCGGGTTATTGCCGAAACCGGAGCCGGACAACACGGCGTAGCCACAGCAACTGCTTGCGCCCTCTTTGATATGGACTGCGTGATTTATATGGGCGAAGAAGACACTAAACGCCAAGCCCTCAATGTTTTCCGCATGGAGCTTCTAGGCGCCAAAGTGATCTCTGTTACTCAAGGAACCCGCACTCTAAAAGATGCTGTAGATGCGGCCCTTGGGGATTTTGCCCAAAACTACGAAAGCACTTTTTATATGCTGGGCTCGGCTGTTGGTCCCCATCCTTTCCCCTCTGTGGTAAAACACTTCCAAGCGATTATTTCACGGGAAGCCCGCCAGCAAATCTTAGAAGCCGAAGGCAAGCTTCCCGATGCGGTCATGGCTTGTGTGGGAGGCGGCAGTAATGCCATCGGAATGTTTGCAAATTTCATTGTAGACTCAAGTGTTAACCTTATCGGAGTTGAACCGGCAGGTTTAGGCTTAGAAACGGGCAAACACGCAGCGCCCCTTTCCGCCGGAGCCCCCGGTATGGTCCATGGCTTTAAATGCTATGTTATGGCCGACGAAAAAGGGGAGCCGCTCCCTACCCACTCAATTTCCGCCGGACTGGATTATCCCGGGGTCGGACCGGAACACAGCTATCTTAAAGATATTGGCCGGGCTGACTATGTAAGTATTACCGACCAGGAGTCACTTGATGCTTTCCATAGACTTTCCCGTTTCGAAGGGATTATCCCTGCTCTGGAGAGCGCCCACGCCGTCGCTTACGCTCTTAAACTGGCACCTACGATGAAACCTGACCAAATTATCATCGTCAATGTATCCGGACGGGGTGACAAGGACGTAGAACAGATCTTCAATTTGACCAATCAATCCAAATACTGA
- a CDS encoding peptidase U32 family protein has translation MKKPELLAPAGDMEKLKYALAYGADAVYMGGAAFGLRAYAGNFKAEEMEQAVRWTHALGKKLYVTVNIFAHEKDFENLPAYLKELEGLGVDAAIVSDPGVIMLAQEAAPKLPLHLSTQANNTNSYSIRFWMKQGIERVVLARELTLEELKEVRAKVDGGLEIFIHGAMCMSYSGRCLLSNYLTGRDANRGECTQPCRWGYALVEEKRPGQVFPIEEDERGTYVFNSHDLCLLPRLPLLKSLNIDSYKIEGRMKSAQYVASTVKVYREAIDTLWDEGEAAFQAKLPQWFAEMDKVSHRDYSPGFLFGKPGADSHNIETSHYVRDYDFVGVWLDDEEVQNLAGSREQGTAWVEQRNNFKLGEVLEVLTPQGDCWSFEVKEMWDVEGEPLEVARHAQQRIKLSVPRRILPFSILRRAKSEKK, from the coding sequence ATGAAAAAACCAGAATTGTTAGCTCCCGCTGGGGACATGGAAAAGTTGAAATATGCTCTGGCTTATGGAGCAGATGCTGTATATATGGGTGGAGCGGCCTTTGGCTTGCGGGCCTATGCCGGTAATTTTAAGGCAGAGGAAATGGAGCAGGCAGTTCGCTGGACCCATGCCTTAGGGAAAAAGCTTTATGTCACTGTGAATATTTTTGCTCATGAAAAGGACTTCGAAAACCTGCCGGCATACCTCAAGGAATTGGAAGGTCTCGGGGTGGACGCAGCTATCGTCTCTGATCCCGGAGTGATCATGCTGGCTCAAGAAGCTGCGCCGAAACTGCCCCTGCATTTAAGTACCCAGGCCAACAACACAAACTCCTATTCCATTCGTTTCTGGATGAAACAGGGGATTGAAAGAGTTGTTTTAGCCCGAGAGCTGACTCTTGAGGAACTGAAAGAGGTACGGGCTAAAGTCGACGGAGGGTTAGAGATTTTTATCCACGGTGCTATGTGCATGTCTTATTCAGGAAGATGCCTGCTGAGCAATTATTTAACGGGAAGAGATGCCAACCGGGGGGAATGCACTCAGCCTTGTCGTTGGGGTTATGCTCTGGTGGAGGAGAAACGGCCGGGCCAAGTTTTTCCTATTGAGGAAGATGAACGAGGGACTTATGTGTTTAATTCCCATGACCTATGTCTTTTGCCTCGCCTGCCCTTATTGAAGTCTTTAAATATTGATAGTTATAAAATCGAAGGACGAATGAAGAGTGCTCAATATGTAGCCAGCACAGTCAAGGTGTACCGGGAGGCCATTGACACACTTTGGGATGAAGGAGAAGCAGCCTTTCAGGCTAAGCTCCCCCAGTGGTTTGCAGAAATGGATAAAGTCAGCCACCGGGATTATTCGCCGGGATTTCTCTTTGGCAAGCCGGGAGCTGATTCCCATAACATAGAGACGTCTCATTATGTGCGGGACTATGACTTTGTCGGAGTTTGGCTGGATGATGAGGAAGTGCAAAATCTTGCCGGCTCTAGAGAGCAAGGTACAGCCTGGGTGGAGCAGAGAAATAACTTTAAGCTGGGTGAGGTTCTGGAGGTTCTGACCCCGCAAGGTGATTGCTGGTCCTTTGAAGTCAAGGAAATGTGGGATGTTGAAGGAGAACCCCTGGAAGTAGCCCGTCATGCCCAGCAAAGGATTAAACTATCCGTACCCAGGAGGATTCTGCCTTTCAGCATCTTGAGGCGGGCTAAAAGTGAGAAAAAGTAA
- a CDS encoding DUF4911 domain-containing protein gives MSGCGESASLNSLADDSEVVIKARLARAEMQMLDKLVEGLGHLGIVTTTNRALGEVMILSTRQCWPDLKRAIEHMPFRIDFLPQNEGEGE, from the coding sequence ATGTCTGGTTGTGGGGAGTCGGCATCATTAAATTCGTTGGCTGATGATAGTGAAGTTGTTATAAAAGCGCGTTTGGCAAGGGCAGAAATGCAAATGCTGGATAAGCTGGTGGAGGGTTTAGGACATTTAGGAATTGTCACCACTACCAATAGGGCTTTGGGAGAGGTTATGATTTTATCCACCAGGCAGTGTTGGCCGGATTTAAAAAGGGCAATCGAACATATGCCCTTCCGGATTGATTTTCTGCCACAAAATGAAGGCGAGGGGGAGTGA